The Tripterygium wilfordii isolate XIE 37 chromosome 21, ASM1340144v1, whole genome shotgun sequence genome segment atttgtaattttgtttcacttttaccttttttatttttatttttatcaatttcagGTGTTCCTCATTGGGATAACGACAAAGAAGCTGAAATCTTACGTATTGGATATGTATGTTCGTGACTTTTGTTTCACCTTGAATTTACTTTAGAATATCCTGATAGCAAATCTTTACCTGAAAATTTTAAGGGCTAAATTCAGCAGATTTGAAGTGGCTATGGGGTAGGATAAGCCAAGGGAAGAAAAGGGTTCGGAACTTTTCAGCCTTTGTTAAGTGAATCACATAATACTTGATTTGATCATGTTTGATGTTACTGCAACGTTGAGATAGTAATTGTGATCTAGTCAATTTAGTGTAACGTCTAGGCAAATGCTGTTATTTTTATTGCGTATTTTTGGTACTACAAGTTACATGTAAGGAATTATATATAATGCAATGGATTTTTTAGCAGCAAGAGGAGAGAAATGGTATTAAAAGGCACAAATCAGGTGCTACCTAGGTAATGGCTGAGAGCTTTACGTACGTGACAAAATTTGTCTATCTTCAAATAAAAGAGATTCATCCATGTCACAAGCACTAGTAGACCTACATCCAAGAGATTGAATCCATCCGTTCCTAATGAGTTGGTGGGGACTTTACCTGCCTTCAAAAGTTCTTAAGTTCCTCTTTTGCATGAAGTCCAGAAAATATTGAAAGGAATGATAGAATTAAGATTTTTGGTGGCCAAAGTATCCCTGTAGGAGCTCAAGGCCTTTGATTCCTTTTACACGCTTCTACATCTAACTAACCCATATTATCTCCATAAGTGAAGCAAGCTGTCCAGCTGCAATGTATTATTAGGTTATGGTGAGGTAATATGGGATCGACAATTAATAGGATGGGTAACACCTGATGATGAGTTAATTTTTGAAGCTTGTGTTCTTTATGCTTTATGATGTATGACTTGTGTGTTTTTCCTAGTGcttttatattttttccttaCCAATTATTGGCCTTTGCTCATATGGTTGGTCTTTGAGTTGGGGGTtaaaaaatttctttaaatGAAGATTTATTACCATCGATACTTGGAAACTGATCATTCGACTTTCCTGTTCTTGTACCTTCCTTACTTGTTTTACCAAATTGGAAATGATTTTCTCATTCTGTTCAACCTTTAAAACTTTGCTTGACATGCATTCTGTTTTGTGCTCTTATGAATCATTGCATGCTAATTTGCCACTAACAAAATGATTACCTgtatcttttttccttttgtctttCCTTTTTGTGATTTATGGAATTTTCGACTTCTGTTGTAGGTCAAACCTGAAATAATTAGCTGGGCACCACGAATCATTGTACTGCATAATTTTTTGAGCATGGAGGTAAATTTATATCTATGTATCTTTAGTTTTGTTGGTTGCTATATATAAATGGATGACATAGCCATGAGCAGAAGTGAATGGAGAGATAGGTTGAAGCAATCTACCCCTTCTGTGGGATAAAGGTTTTGTGCATGCATTATTCCTCTAGCATCTGTTGATTTTTAGGTGCTCTGTCTAGTTTATCAACATTTCTATAATTGTATGAAGTTATGCTACTGATAGGCGTAGTTTGCTCCAAAGGTTCTGATGATGATGACTCGGCATAATTGGTATTGGACATGGATGAGAATTTGTAATTGTGTATATCATCTATTGCATGATTACATTGAATTACAGATTAAGTTATAGATGTGTACAGGTAGTTGGATGTTAGCGTGCCTTATGCATTATCTGTTGAAAAGTAGTCGTACTTCCATGTGTCATTGGTTTGATTGAGCTGGCATTACTTTTACTAGCCATATGGGTCAGTCATCAGTGTTTGAACATCCTTTGTGCGTGTAGCTACAGACCTTTACTTTCAATAGAAGTCTGAATGCATCATTAATTTTTTCTTGCAAGGATGCTTATTTCAGAACATTTGGTGGAACTTTGGAGATTGTTTCTTTGATGGTTGATTGTTGAAAAAAATGGCTGGCTGCAATACTTATTTGAATTAAATATTTCTTATGACCATGTAGGAATGTGACTATCTTAGAGCCATAGCCCAGCCTCGCCTTCAGGTTTCCACTGTGGTTGATGCAAAGACGGGGAAGgtattttcttttagtttgcAAATGACGTGACTTGAAAAACTCTCATTTATTGCATGTATGCTTACATTTCTGTCAGTTACTGTTTAGTAATTTAGTTGTTCTCTTAGTGTATCAAATGTCTTGATCTTATGTGTAGGTGGGACGTAGCCACTTAGGTTACTTATTTTAGCTTCAATATCATTCTTCATTTTGAGGGAGCGGACCTTTATCATTTTGAGTTTATGCATAAGTATGCTTATTTTCTTGTTCTAGAAATAGTTTCCATATTGTTGGCTTGCCTAGGTTGGAAGAAATTTGAGCCTTTCAAGTAACCTGACTGCTAATTCAGTACTGTGTAGGTGATGCAGGCCTGATATTATCATTTGTTGGTAATTGAGTTTCACTTTCTACTTGATGAGGTGTAAAACTGAAATGTTGAAAATGAACATGTATTTCTGCTTTGGAATGTTGAGAATCCTGACTTTCTGCACTCTCTATAATTGTTTACTTCCAGTGGCAGGCAAATTATTTGATCCAGGTAAGAAAATGATGAGAGAACCgagattcctaaggcatgccTAGGGACTGTACTTTCTGAAACTATGCATATTCTTGTTACATGGTTTCTAGCCACATCTACTCTTTTCTCATCTCAATTGTTGATGGAAAGAATTCTATCAAGATAGAACATTTTGGGATATGCCATTAAAAGATTAATATTTGACGACCGGCATTGATCATGGGACAGATATGCTGGCTGCTGTGTTTCTTTATGAGTGTGTGTTTTCCAAATTTCTGGCACAGCGTATTATTACTTTTATacgttcatcatcatcaaaacctttaTCCCGAACGATGTTGGGGTCGGGTATCTGAATCCACATAAAATTAGTTAGAATTAGAATCAATCATATGAATTCTCTTTTGCCATTCGTTCATTTCAAAAGCTACACTCTTGGATAATTCTATGGAGTTCATGTTGTGTTATCATTATTAGTGGTGTATTATTGACCTACATACTTGTCCTCATGATTCATAAACATATTTTACAACTTAACATACTACTGTTACACCCAGTTGTTTTTATCAACAAACTTGCTATCTCACATGTTTGTCATTTAGGTTCATATTTATTATCTTTCTCTTTTCTAGTCTACATGCTTTTTTAACTAATTATGAAATTTGAGTGAACAGGTAATATAATATACGACTTGATGTAACAATGAAAATTTTGTAACAAATCAATTAGCTAACATACTAATGTGGGAAATCATGGAATTAGTGAACAAGTAATAATATAAGACCACGAGTAAAAATGCATTGTTCATTGTCCCTTGAGGTAATTTTTGATGGAATACAATAACCTACTTTGAGTGACCACTGATTCAGTGGTTGGCTTTTTTACCACATTGTCCTCTGGGGAGGGGTTCAATCCTCCATCCATGGAAAAAGGGTTGaacaataaccaaaaaaaaaacaagtgaaaGAATTTTGATAAGAAAAAGCTCATTTGAGTGAATTCACCGTGATATGAATTTTGAAATCCTTTCTGGAGGTGCTTTCAATGACAAAGCTTGTACTTTATCATCATAAGTTGTGTGGAGGTTTCTCATGAATATAGACGGCTAGTTTAGGTTCCATGTACAATCACAATCTTTTGGGTGAAGGCTAGAGTTGAGTTTTCTTGAGAATGACTTACCTAAAAGCAACCAAATGATTTATTAGTTTATTCACAATCGCAACACTCATGTTTTCTTCATAGTAATTTAATTGTTATCTTTGTTTTATTGTGTTGGCTGTTTGGATTTGGTCTTACGATGTAGGTTGCATTTGCATCAGACTCAAATATAATCTTTTTACAATTTCATAATATTTTTTGCATCCTCTTTTTCTCCTTATTTgggagaaatatatttttgtggAAATCCTCCCCCAtgatgaaaataagaaaattcttAAATTGAAAGGACGCTCCACTTAAAAATTTGAACATCCTTTCCAAGGGAATAACCATAAGATGCTTGCTCAAGTTGTTGCATCATCAAACTTGGAATTCTTTGTAAGGTGTGTAATTGCGATTCATAAGACAGAAACGAgtatatttttggaaaaaaataataatttgtatTTGGTTCATTATTCTACTTGCGATGATCTTGTACTAAGTAACACTGAATATGTCATCCCACTATTTTCAGGGAATCAAAAGCAATGTAAGAACAAGCTCTGGCATGTTTCTAAGCCCTGAAGAGAGAATGTATCCAATGGTACAGGTTAGTGTGTTTTCAAAAGACTGCTCTTCTCAAAGCTGTGTAGTCATTCATTGATAAttcttgagagttgagagattaCATCCGCATATATATTAAAAACTGACCCAATAGTAAACTAatttaagaaaaatataaaaaaataggaCTTAATCCTAGCTAGAGTGGAATCTATAAGCTTGAGGATAGGCCGTGAATCTACATTGTGTAGATCTTTGAATTTTTTCTTTCGAGACCTCTTTATTAGCTCATGCATCGCTGCTGCATATTCCTCTAGGCTCTCCCACCTCCTTCCTCCACATCTTTGACTTGCATGATACTGTCATGTTCTGTGCCTTTCTTCAGACTAACCCAACATGCGGGATTGGAAGCATTTTTAAGTAAACAACCTTGGTCTCCATCACATTTGTCAAACATGTAATTACCGAGTGCATATGGAGTTATGGACTGAGGCTAGCATTGGTTTGTCTCAGTATACAAACCCCTGTTCTAAATTTTCTTTCGGGttaatctctctccctcttgcTCAATCAGGCTATTGAAAAAAGGATTTCTGTCTATTCTCAAGTGCCAAGTGAAAATGGGGAGCTCATTCAAGTTCTGAGGTGAGATGTAACTTCTTAGCCTTAAGTTTTGTTCACAAATAGGAAAGCTGATGTTTTTCTGTCAGAAGCAAGGCTAACATCTGCTGCAGCACAGGTATGAAAAGAACCAGTTTTACAAGCCTCATCATGACTACTTCTCTGATACTGTAAGACATTCAACCTTGCCTCTTGTGTCAGTTTTCGGTAGCTTGAGCCTCATAAATATAATAGAGCCTCAaggttttgtcttttcttttcttattttttacctGTTGGCAGTTTAACCTGAAGCGTGGGGGTCAGCGAATAGCGACAATGCTTATGTATTTAAGTGACAATGTGGAAGGGGGAGAGACCCTCTTCCCTGTggtaatcatttttttttcaagtcaaATTATGGTGTGGTTTCTCTGAGTTTTAATATGGTTTGATACATAGCTAAATTTTGTTACTCGGAGTTTTCGATTATCACCTCCCCGCTTTGAGAACCAATTTGATCTTGAGTCCATAATCCAAGTATTCGGATGGTCTCTTTTCTCGGAAACAAATCACATGACTCTGTTATCAGTCTTTCATTTTTTGTGGGCAAAACAGATGATGTTGGGAGAGGACAAAGATTGGATACGCAAGTTCTAAGATTGGTCTCTAGTTTTATTCACACACTAAAACTGTGTAgactttcttattatgtttgAAGCCGGAAAAATTTTGTGGCTCAGCTGAAGGCTTTAGCCTTTAAGTAATTTGAGATGAAGTGGCAGAGAAAAGTAAGGCTGCAGGGAAAAAACCAGGGAAAATAGACACGATGAATCCAATTAATAAACCCAGAAGGGTAACTGATACAGAGGTGTGCTAAAACGGACTGTACATGTACATAGTTTACAACTAGTGAACATTTCAAGTCCATTGTGGATTATTAATAATGAAAAATGGAACATGATGTCATGCTTTTGAAATTCTGTGGTAGGATTTTAAAGTTATTGTTAGAAAGTAGGCTAATATTTCTGCAGTGGCCAGTGAACGTGTGTAATTACAGTTGATACATTAcctaattcatttggtttcCTAAAGTTTGTTTTCATCATCATGGCACCATCTCTTTTGGTTGGATCTTAAGATTTTGCAGTGACCTGAAAATCATGAAATTGGCACGTAGTAAACGGAAGGCAGAATTCTATCAGTAACCGGAcattattttctcaattttcaatGTTCTGATTTGTTTTATTGAACAGCAAAGATATATAATCACCAAAATTTCAGCGTAGACAAATGCAGTATGTATTGTGCATGGCAACTTAGCATTTCATGTTCCATTTAGTTTGGTCAAAAGTGAATGGGGAAATTTTGTCCTCTCTTGCCTTTTCCTTTCACTCATTCTTCTTCTCCCGGTGATGAATCCATAAGGTGTTGAGCAAAAAAAAGATGCTCGTAATGGGATCACAGTGATTTCCTTTTCACTACTTGGGTCACAGTGATTTCCTTTTCACTCTTTTCTGTTCTTTTAGCTCCAAATTAATATCTTATTCTTTCTCTCGATGCCTTGTGGTTTTTGACTGAATGCATTTGGAGCGGTCAATTCCAAACTAGGAACAGAGGTTGAAATAAAAGTGGCTTGAAAGTTTTTGTGAGGGGTGGGCATAGAGGTATTTTGAACAACTTTCTTACTCTCATTAAATAATCCTTTGAATGAATTTGGAATATAGAAAGAAAGTATCCATTTAAAGACAATAGGTGGTTTATTACTTTGGTTACAAAAGTTAATGAAACATTAAGAAttgacaaaaaattgaaattactGTTTATCTTGCCATTTTCAGTTCTCTATACACTACCCTATCGAGGTTTCTAACTTCTGATTattcttgtatatatattttggaaTGTAAGCAATGATATTTGATCTGGATAAATGGTTAGTAGGACTGTAGGAGCACTTGTAGCTTATGGCCCAAGTAGCAAATTTTCTATGGCTTAGAATGTAGTGGTCATACCCTATGCAATATCTTGGTACTGGGTTCGTTTTAGGTGTGAATAGGGTCAGTTAAGTGTAGAACACAGGATCAGTTTAGTAGTTATTGTCTCCTTGACCACATTTGTTGGGGGAAACTGGTTATTTATTGTGTTTGTGAGAATCATTTTGACAGCTACtaataccttctttttttttgcactGTTGTCTAACCTTTTCATTAGATGGATACGGGGTTTTCTGGTCTAGTTAATTTacatttctttttccttctttattcTTCCAGGGATTGGATGGGCGGTCAGATCCAAGCAGCTTACATGGAGGATGTGAGGTTCTTTCGGGAGAGAAGTGGTCTGCAACGAAATGGATGAGGCAAAGATACGCCTCCTGATTTTTGCAAACTTGGATGTTTTGAAGATAAAAGATAAACCGGGTACGCTTTCCTTGCGTGAGTTGCCCGATAGGCGATATACCTCCAGATTAAGAAGATCAAATAGCATGTGAATTCTTTAGCCGTAGGAGAAATTTAGGTGAAATTATAATGTTGGAATCTAAAATTTGAAAGGTACAGGACTTGGGGGATTAGTGATTATCCAATGCAATGCTGTGTTCTTCATATAGTAAATAAAGTGTTTTTGCTCAATGAAATGCATGCAACTATATATCCCAAGCTAAAAGTTTGCGCACCGGAAATTACATCTTGCATATTCCTGCCGTGCTTAACTTTACCAATCAATGAGGATTTTCTGTTCTGAGATTACTTTTTTAGGGATTTACTGACAgcattttctgtttgtttcgCCCAATGCATTGCTAAGTTTGCTTTGACGTGTTCAACTCCATTTGTTTGGAGTGCATTTGTGGATTCGGAAAGCTGTATTGGTAGATTTGTTGTCGCATGATTCTTAATAAAATGCAGACTTTCCTTTGAAAAAAAtgagaataaaataattaacgAGTCACAAAAAAGGGTCACGATGCATAAATaaagtcaaaatatatttacatatctatattatatataaaagcagAGACTCTAACCATTGTTCTCTTTATTTGACATTTTGGATTCATAAGAATTCTTTATCTCATATTTCGAAAAAAAACTCTACATACATTAATTGTcatattgaaattgaatttttttaaaaaagatttaTTTGCACATTCGATTACAAAACCATTCAAAAtcaataatataaattactCTTTGATTACactataaatatgaaatatgtaaagt includes the following:
- the LOC119989189 gene encoding prolyl 4-hydroxylase 1 isoform X2, translating into MAAPMKIVFGLLTFVTFGMIIGALFQLAFIRRLEDSYGTEFPPFKRARGSLNDGFLRLPGGVPHWDNDKEAEILRIGYVKPEIISWAPRIIVLHNFLSMEECDYLRAIAQPRLQVSTVVDAKTGKGIKSNVRTSSGMFLSPEERMYPMVQAIEKRISVYSQVPSENGELIQVLSTGMKRTSFTSLIMTTSLILLT
- the LOC119989189 gene encoding prolyl 4-hydroxylase 1 isoform X1, producing MAAPMKIVFGLLTFVTFGMIIGALFQLAFIRRLEDSYGTEFPPFKRARGSLNDGFLRLPGGVPHWDNDKEAEILRIGYVKPEIISWAPRIIVLHNFLSMEECDYLRAIAQPRLQVSTVVDAKTGKGIKSNVRTSSGMFLSPEERMYPMVQAIEKRISVYSQVPSENGELIQVLRYEKNQFYKPHHDYFSDTFNLKRGGQRIATMLMYLSDNVEGGETLFPVVIIFFSSQIMVWFL